Proteins from a single region of Macrotis lagotis isolate mMagLag1 chromosome 2, bilby.v1.9.chrom.fasta, whole genome shotgun sequence:
- the MAP3K21 gene encoding mitogen-activated protein kinase kinase kinase 21: protein MATTVTDPVALLPFSELLGPILLASPSLSLLLTPYGSSPLPPILNLLCSYGVLLWELLTGEVPYRGIDGLAVAYGVAVNKLTLPIPSTCPEPFAKLMKECWEQDPHIRPSFALILEQLTAIEGAVMTEMPQESFHSMQDDWKLEIQQMFDELRTKEKELRSREEELTRAALQQKSQEELLKRREQQLAEREIDVLERELNILIFQLNQEKPNVKRRKGKFKRSRLKLKDGHRISLPSDFQHKITVQASPNLDKRRSLNSNSSSPPSSPTIIPRLRAIQLISKSDVSTSHDQRNSIYVYQQDVDITSEYVPPCEGMKKVTSDESNRTWGKSTVSRQEEFEDVKRNFKKKGCTWGPSSVQTKDRTDCKERVRPLSDGSNPWSTILMKNQKTVPLASLFVDQQGVSPEQKLSPDGLDNRRPKQVKLTNQAHVDLPLWKDDPGDNPVEPESFEEGTSASSAASTPQMTPTNSLSRTSPKKKTESALYGCAALLASVALGLDIRELNKAQPPDELLPKEDKKKREGIFQRASKLRRSSSPPTRLQSKREDVNLPSLSPSSHTVNLLSMPSISTKCLLNSDSEDIFVGTCDTDIPIRGVSPLIQGSKCEPTSISGLVTDHSLLKNVPSSPFTKQVPGNVPNNASSKMRVSCHRRTVSDGNAFQTTGTCSTNGVSELPVLQVSGMLHFPFVHQRHLPSEGLLEKQNAVSVIPRPRPSSLRSRLSPQQVLSESVKLSTAQTDCFKGHPGPNADCLLSSKERTKLHVPSLLDIDMEGQNRDYTVPLCRMKSKTSRPSIYELEKEFLS from the exons ATGGCCACCACTGTCACTGACCCTGTTGCTCTGCTACCTTTTTCTGAATTGTTGGGACCAATTCTACTGGCTAGCCCTTCACTGTCTTTGCTCCTGACACCCTATGGCAGCAGCCCTTTACCTCCAATCTT AAATTTGCTTTGTAGTTATGGAGTATTGCTGTGGGAACTACTTACAGGAGAAGTTCCCTATCGTGGCATTGATGGCCTTGCTGTGGCTTATGGAGTAGCTGTCAATAAGCTTACTTTACCCATTCCATCTACCTGTCCTGAGCCATTTGCTAAGCTAATGAAAG AATGCTGGGAGCAAGATCCTCATATTCGGCCATCATTTGCTTTAATTCTTGAACAGCTGACTGCCATTGAAGGGGCAGTTATGACTGAAATGCCTCAAGAGTCCTTCCATTCTATGCAAGATGACTGGAAACTAGAAATTCAGcaaatgtttgatgaattgagaacaaaggaaaag gaacTGCGATCCCGTGAAGAGGAGCTAACTAGAGCAGCTCTTCAGCAGAAGTCTCAGGAAGAATTGTTAAAGAGGCGTGAACAACAACTAGCAGAAAGAGAGATTGATGTTTTAGAGCGAGAACTTAATATTTTGATATTCCAATTAAATCAAGAAAAGCCTAAtgtaaaaaggaggaaaggaaaatttaAGAGAAGCCGTTTAAAACTGAAAGATGGACATCGGATTAGTTTACCCTCAG ATTTCCAGCACAAAATAACAGTGCAGGCTTCCCCAAATTTGGACAAACGAAGAAGTTTAAACAGTAACAGCTCTAGCCCACCAAGTAGTCCAACAATAATTCCTCGACTTCGAGCTATACAAC TGATTTCAAAATCAGATGTAAGTACATCTCATGACCAGAGAAACAGTATATATGTGTATCAGCAAGATGTAGATATCACAAGTGAATATGTACCTCCCTGTGAGGGAATGAAAAAAG TCACGTCAGATGAAAGCAATAGAACCTGGGGCAAAAGCACAGTCTCTCGTCAAGAAGAATTTGAAGATGTGAAGAGAAACTTCAAAAAGAAAGGTTGTACATGGGGACCAAGTTCAGTTCAAACAAAAGACCGTACTGACTGCAAAGAAAG agtaaGACCCCTTTCTGATGGCAGTAATCCTTGGTCAACTATCTTAATGAAAAACCAGAAAACTGTGCCTTTAGCTTCATTATTTGTGGACCAACAAG GTGTCTCTCCAGAGCAGAAACTTTCCCCTGATGGACTGGACAACAGAAGACCAAAGCAAGTGAAATTGACAAATCAGGCCCATGTTGATCTACCTCTTTGGAAAGATGATCCGGGTGATAACCCTGTAGAACCTGAGAGCTTTGAAGAGGGAACCTCTGCAAGTTCTGCAGCCAGTACTCCCCAAATGACTCCCACAAATAGTCTTAGCAGAACATCCcccaaaaagaaaactgaatctgCATTATATGGGTGTGCTGCATTATTGGCTTCTGTAGCTTTGGGATTGGATATTAGGGAACTAAATAAGGCACAACCTCCTGATGAATTGTTGCCCAAAGAAGATAAGAAGAAACGTGAGGGAATATTTCAACGTGCTTCTAAATTACGAAGAAGTTCCAGTCCTCCTACCAGATTGCAATCTAAAAGAGAAGATGTTAACCTCCCATCATTAAGCCCATCATCACACACTGTGAACCTCCTGTCTATGCCTTCCATCTCCACAAAATGTTTGCTAAACTCTGACAGTGAAGACATATTTGTGGGTACTTGTGATACAGATATTCCCATTAGAGGAGTTTCCCCTCTAATTCAGGGAAGTAAATGTGAGCCTACTTCCATTTCAGGACTTGTGACTGATCACAGCCTGCTGAAAAATgtgccttcctctcctttcacaaAGCAGGTGCCTGGAAATGTGCCAAATAATGCATCATCAAAAATGAGGGTATCGTGTCATAGACGGACTGTATCTGATGGAAATGCTTTCCAGACTAcag GTACTTGTTCAACCAATGGAGTCTCTGAACTGCCAGTTCTTCAAGTTTCTGGGATGCTGCACTTCCCATTTGTTCATCAGAGACATTTGCCAAGTGAGGGCCtccttgaaaaacaaaatgctGTCAGTGTCATCCCCAGACCTCGTCCTTCTTCTCTGAGAAGTCGATTAAGTCCTCAGCAGGTTCTTTCAGAAAGTGTAAAACTGAGTACTGCTCAGACAGACTGTTTCAAAGGTCACCCAGGACCAAATGCTGACTGTCTGCTCAGTTCCAAGGAAAGAACTAAACTGCATGTCCCTTCACTGCTGGACATTGATATGGAAGGTCAGAACAGGGACTACACTGTGCCTCTATGCAGAATGAAGAGCAAGACTAGCCGACCATCTAtatatgagctggagaaagaatttCTGTCTTAA